A single region of the Lotus japonicus ecotype B-129 chromosome 4, LjGifu_v1.2 genome encodes:
- the LOC130716082 gene encoding 10 kDa chaperonin, mitochondrial-like: MAKRFLPSLNRVLIEKILPPTKTSGGILLPEKSSQLNSGKVIAVGPGSRDRAGNLIPVSVKEGDQVLLPEYGGSQIKLDDKEFLLFRDEDILGILRD; encoded by the exons ATGGCAAAGCGTTTCCTCCCCAGCCTCAACCGCGTTCTCATCGAGAAGATTCTTCCTCCAACCAAAACCAGCGGCGGCATTCTTCTCCCTGAGAAATCTTCCCAG CTTAATTCAGGGAAGGTGATTGCAGTTGGACCCGGATCCCGAGACAGAGCTGGGAACTTGATTCCGGTGTCTGTCAAGGAAGGTGATCAGGTGCTCTTGCCGGAGTACGGTGGCTCCCAAATCAAGCTCGACGACAAAGA gtttCTTTTGTTCAGGGATGAGGACATTTTGGGCATTCTGCGTGATTGA